One Engystomops pustulosus chromosome 7, aEngPut4.maternal, whole genome shotgun sequence DNA window includes the following coding sequences:
- the ENSA gene encoding alpha-endosulfine: MSDKYEGDVHIEEAGEEKQDSQEKEAVTPEKAEEQKLKAKYPSLGQKPGGSDFLMKRLQKGQKYFDSGDYNMAKAKMKNKQLPCAGQDKNLVTGDHIPTPQDLPQRKSSLVTSKLAG, translated from the exons ATGTCCGACAAGTACGAGGGGGACGTGCACATCGAGGAGGCGGGCGAGGAGAAGCAG GACTCCCAAGAGAAGGAGGCGGTAACACCGGAGAAAGCAGAGGAGCAGAAGCTGAAGGCCAAATACCCAAGTTTGGGGCAGAAGCCGGGGGGCTCAGATTTCCTTATGAAGAGGCTGCAAAAAGGG CAAAAATACTTTGATTCGGGGGATTACAACATGGCGAAGGCCAAGATGAAGAACAAGCAGCTGCCCTGCGCAGGGCAGGATAAGAACCTCGTCACCGGTGACCACATCCCCACGCCGCAGGACCTTCCGCAGAGGAAATCTTCACTGGTGACCAGCAAGCTAGCGGGGTAG